Proteins co-encoded in one Acidovorax sp. 69 genomic window:
- a CDS encoding PD-(D/E)XK nuclease family protein, translated as MTVIAKSDQCAALWQRVLAQVEAHMQGLRAHPARTVVLVPYAQLMPWAQRYWALLHADGFAPRFETTRNWARQLSAFVPQGDDLAGDVARDTLTARALLDRAGLTAQRDVLAVPLQEAAAQLAVVVAAMAPAQREAWGLQARSLLPEPEEGSALRFEAVVSRIALEWVLASRHATDVLFEPGVRQSVDALVLLQGFQVEALAQALHAHWGDKAVALVLPPEEVAVGACGRLALHAAQDAEDEAQRAAACVWAHVVAGRTPVALAANDRALTRRIGAHLASCGVAVRDENGWTLSTTRAAAQLMAALTACAWNATADAVLDWLKHAPVVQPAVLNALERALRKAQVATWSGAAARDWEAQPALAVCVAQAQEWREGLRAARPLAQWLQALRALLEGNGQWTVLEDDPAGARVLTALRLQAGQEVELDGWDSAGRRMALAEFTRWANEVLEAARYVPSQMGDAPVVVLPLPQLLARPFAALVLPGCDEKRLQPSPEPVGDWTPAQREAWGLPTRESLEAAQRAAWQHALQTPAVDVLWRTGDEGGEPLLASALVLALHLDGAGIEGADDRSQRTVVATPTARPLPDGRALPVVRLSSTAYSDLRHCPYRFFALRQLGLQEADELAAEVDKRDFGNWLHAVLQHFHEGLLAEPTDDADTRIARMDSAAQAVTLQQGLGEGDFLPFAAGWAQVRDGYLRWLVQHEQAGGHFRQAEVQTSQPLGALQLVGTIDRIDAISSTGEPTPLVIDYKTENDTVTRKRIGAGAEDTQLAFYAALLSHDTLRAAYVNVGERGETQMHEQDEVVHLRDLLVEGIQHDFARIAAGAPMPALGEGAVCDYCAARGLCRKDFWND; from the coding sequence ATGACTGTCATAGCGAAAAGCGATCAGTGCGCCGCGTTGTGGCAACGCGTGTTGGCCCAGGTGGAGGCGCACATGCAGGGGCTGAGGGCCCATCCCGCGCGCACGGTGGTGCTGGTTCCCTATGCCCAGCTCATGCCCTGGGCGCAGCGCTACTGGGCCTTGCTCCATGCCGACGGATTTGCCCCCCGGTTTGAAACCACGCGCAACTGGGCCCGCCAGCTGTCTGCCTTTGTGCCACAGGGTGACGATCTGGCCGGGGACGTGGCGCGCGACACCCTCACGGCGCGCGCCTTGCTCGATCGCGCGGGTTTGACCGCGCAGCGGGACGTGCTGGCGGTGCCGTTGCAAGAGGCGGCGGCCCAGCTGGCGGTGGTGGTGGCTGCCATGGCCCCGGCGCAGCGCGAGGCCTGGGGGCTCCAGGCGCGCAGCCTCTTGCCAGAGCCTGAAGAAGGTTCAGCTTTGCGGTTCGAAGCCGTGGTGTCCCGCATTGCACTCGAATGGGTGCTGGCCTCGCGCCATGCTACGGATGTCTTGTTTGAGCCTGGCGTGCGCCAGTCGGTGGACGCCCTGGTGCTGCTGCAAGGTTTTCAGGTCGAGGCCCTTGCCCAGGCCTTGCACGCCCATTGGGGCGACAAGGCCGTGGCCCTGGTCTTGCCGCCTGAGGAGGTGGCTGTCGGGGCCTGCGGCCGCCTGGCGCTGCACGCTGCGCAGGATGCCGAAGACGAGGCCCAACGCGCTGCGGCCTGTGTGTGGGCCCACGTGGTGGCCGGCCGCACACCGGTGGCGCTGGCGGCCAACGATCGCGCCCTCACACGCCGCATTGGCGCGCACTTGGCCAGCTGCGGTGTGGCGGTGCGCGATGAAAACGGCTGGACGCTTTCCACCACACGGGCTGCTGCACAGCTGATGGCCGCGCTCACGGCCTGCGCCTGGAATGCCACCGCCGATGCGGTGCTGGACTGGCTCAAACATGCACCGGTCGTGCAGCCTGCGGTCCTCAATGCCCTGGAGCGTGCGCTGCGCAAGGCCCAGGTGGCGACGTGGTCGGGTGCCGCCGCGCGTGACTGGGAGGCGCAGCCCGCCTTGGCCGTCTGTGTGGCCCAGGCGCAGGAATGGCGCGAAGGGCTGCGTGCCGCACGCCCGCTGGCGCAGTGGCTGCAGGCCTTGCGTGCCCTGCTGGAGGGCAATGGCCAGTGGACGGTTCTGGAGGATGACCCCGCAGGCGCCCGCGTGCTGACAGCGCTGCGTCTGCAGGCAGGCCAGGAGGTCGAGCTGGACGGCTGGGACAGCGCAGGCCGCCGCATGGCACTGGCCGAGTTCACGCGCTGGGCCAACGAGGTGCTGGAAGCCGCACGTTATGTGCCCAGCCAGATGGGCGACGCGCCCGTTGTCGTTCTGCCCCTGCCGCAGTTGCTGGCACGACCGTTTGCCGCGCTGGTGCTGCCCGGCTGTGATGAAAAACGCCTGCAGCCATCGCCCGAGCCTGTGGGCGACTGGACCCCGGCGCAGCGCGAGGCCTGGGGTCTGCCCACGCGCGAATCGCTGGAAGCCGCGCAGCGCGCCGCGTGGCAACATGCTTTGCAGACACCGGCCGTGGATGTGCTCTGGCGCACGGGCGACGAAGGCGGCGAGCCCTTGCTGGCCAGTGCACTGGTGCTGGCGCTGCACCTGGACGGAGCGGGCATCGAAGGGGCGGACGACCGCAGCCAGCGCACCGTGGTGGCTACGCCTACGGCCAGGCCCTTGCCTGACGGGCGGGCGTTGCCGGTCGTGCGGCTGTCGTCCACGGCGTACTCCGACCTGAGGCACTGCCCCTACCGTTTTTTTGCGCTGCGCCAACTGGGTCTGCAAGAGGCTGACGAGCTGGCCGCCGAGGTGGACAAGCGCGACTTTGGCAACTGGCTGCATGCGGTGTTGCAGCACTTTCATGAGGGCTTGCTGGCCGAGCCGACAGACGACGCAGACACGCGCATCGCCCGCATGGACAGCGCCGCGCAGGCCGTCACGCTGCAGCAGGGCCTGGGCGAGGGCGACTTTCTGCCGTTCGCGGCAGGCTGGGCCCAGGTGCGCGATGGTTACCTGCGCTGGTTAGTGCAGCATGAACAGGCTGGAGGGCATTTTCGGCAGGCCGAGGTGCAAACCAGCCAGCCGCTGGGTGCCTTGCAACTGGTGGGCACCATCGACCGCATCGATGCCATCTCATCCACGGGCGAGCCCACGCCGTTGGTCATTGACTACAAGACCGAAAACGACACCGTCACGCGCAAACGCATCGGGGCGGGGGCCGAAGACACCCAGCTTGCTTTCTATGCGGCCTTGCTGAGCCACGACACGCTGCGCGCCGCCTACGTGAACGTGGGCGAGCGGGGTGAGACACAGATGCACGAACAGGACGAGGTGGTGCACCTGCGCGACCTGCTGGTGGAGGGCATCCAGCACGACTTCGCCCGCATCGCCGCAGGCGCACCGATGCCCGCCTTGGGCGAGGGCGCCGTGTGTGACTACTGCGCTGCGCGTGGCCTGTGCCGAAAAGATTTCTGGAATGACTGA
- the trxA gene encoding thioredoxin TrxA has product MASELIKHVSDASFEADVLQPGSAVLVDYWAEWCGPCKMIAPILDEVAGTYQGKLQIAKMNVDENREIPAKFGIRGIPTLMLFKDGQLAATKVGAMSKAQLTAFIDQQLA; this is encoded by the coding sequence ATGGCCAGCGAACTCATCAAACATGTCTCTGACGCCAGCTTTGAAGCCGACGTGCTCCAACCCGGCTCCGCCGTGCTGGTGGACTACTGGGCCGAATGGTGCGGCCCCTGCAAAATGATTGCTCCCATCCTGGACGAAGTGGCAGGCACCTACCAAGGCAAGCTGCAGATCGCCAAGATGAATGTGGACGAAAACCGCGAGATCCCCGCCAAGTTTGGCATTCGCGGCATCCCCACGCTGATGCTGTTCAAGGATGGCCAGCTGGCCGCCACCAAGGTCGGAGCCATGAGCAAGGCGCAATTGACCGCCTTCATTGATCAGCAACTGGCCTGA
- a CDS encoding YbaB/EbfC family nucleoid-associated protein: MFNKGQLAGLMKQAQAMQDNLKKAQDELAFVEVEGESGAGLVKVVMTCKHDVKRITIDPSLLAEDKDMLEDLVAAAFNAAVRKAEETSSEKMGKLTQGMPGLPGGMKFPF, from the coding sequence ATGTTCAACAAGGGACAACTCGCCGGTCTGATGAAGCAAGCCCAGGCCATGCAGGACAACCTCAAGAAGGCCCAGGATGAACTGGCCTTTGTGGAGGTGGAGGGCGAATCGGGCGCGGGCCTGGTGAAGGTGGTGATGACCTGCAAACACGATGTGAAACGCATCACCATCGACCCCAGCCTGCTGGCCGAAGACAAAGACATGCTGGAAGACCTGGTGGCGGCTGCGTTCAATGCGGCGGTGCGCAAGGCCGAAGAAACTTCGTCGGAGAAGATGGGCAAGCTCACTCAAGGCATGCCAGGCCTCCCAGGCGGCATGAAATTCCCCTTCTGA
- a CDS encoding TIGR03862 family flavoprotein, whose protein sequence is MNAPTPLATEAATFLRCDAVIVGGGPAGLMAAEVLAQAGVAVHLLDAMPSVGRKFLLAGKGGLNLTHSEPHAPFVSRYAGRQPQVEPLIAAFGGPEVRAWAQGLGVETFVGTSGRVFPADMKAAPLLRAWLQRLRAQGVQFHMRHRWLGWTDGGALRFAAPAGEVQVTAKAVVLALGGGSWARLGSDGAWVPLLAQRGVAVAPLRPSNCGFDVLRADAPVGETRRAFLQELIGRTPTPAVGWTPHFAERFAGQPFKTVALSATDSQGRSFSRRGEFVVTATGVEGSLVYAASQLLRDEIDAHGHATFELDLLPDHSPERVLVEVRHPRGSRSLSSHLKSRLGLDGIKAGILYEHLGKDGMNDPVALARAIKALPLTVVAARPLDEAISTAGGVAFEALDEHLMATAMPGVFCAGEMLDWEAPTGGYLLTASLASGVRAGQGVLRFLGR, encoded by the coding sequence ATGAATGCACCCACTCCCCTGGCCACTGAGGCAGCCACTTTTCTGCGCTGCGATGCCGTCATCGTGGGCGGAGGGCCTGCGGGGCTGATGGCCGCCGAGGTGCTGGCACAGGCGGGGGTGGCAGTGCATCTGCTGGATGCCATGCCCTCGGTAGGGCGCAAATTCTTGCTGGCGGGCAAGGGCGGCCTCAACCTCACGCATTCCGAGCCCCACGCGCCCTTTGTCAGCCGCTACGCCGGGCGCCAACCGCAGGTCGAACCCCTGATCGCCGCATTTGGCGGCCCGGAGGTCCGCGCCTGGGCGCAGGGGCTGGGTGTCGAGACCTTTGTGGGCACCTCCGGCCGTGTGTTTCCGGCTGACATGAAAGCCGCGCCCCTGCTGCGCGCATGGCTGCAGCGCCTGCGCGCGCAGGGCGTGCAGTTCCACATGCGCCACCGCTGGCTGGGCTGGACCGATGGCGGCGCACTGCGTTTTGCCGCGCCTGCGGGTGAAGTGCAGGTCACTGCCAAGGCGGTGGTGTTGGCGCTGGGGGGCGGCAGCTGGGCGCGCCTGGGGTCCGACGGTGCCTGGGTGCCGCTGCTGGCGCAGCGCGGCGTGGCCGTGGCGCCTCTGCGCCCGTCCAACTGTGGCTTTGATGTGCTGCGTGCCGACGCCCCTGTCGGGGAAACGCGCCGCGCTTTCCTGCAGGAGCTGATCGGCCGCACGCCCACCCCGGCCGTGGGCTGGACACCGCATTTTGCCGAGCGATTTGCGGGTCAGCCTTTCAAGACGGTGGCGCTCAGTGCCACCGACAGCCAGGGCCGCAGTTTCAGCCGCCGGGGCGAGTTCGTGGTGACGGCCACGGGCGTGGAGGGTAGCCTGGTCTATGCGGCTTCGCAACTATTGCGCGACGAGATCGATGCCCATGGCCATGCCACATTCGAGCTGGACCTGCTTCCAGACCACAGCCCCGAGCGTGTGCTGGTGGAGGTGCGCCACCCGCGCGGTTCGCGCTCCCTGTCGAGCCACCTCAAAAGCCGCCTTGGTCTGGATGGCATCAAGGCAGGCATCCTGTACGAGCACCTGGGCAAGGACGGCATGAACGACCCCGTGGCCCTGGCCCGTGCCATCAAGGCGCTGCCCCTCACCGTGGTGGCCGCCCGCCCGCTGGATGAGGCCATCAGCACGGCCGGTGGCGTGGCTTTTGAGGCGTTGGATGAGCACCTCATGGCCACTGCCATGCCGGGCGTTTTTTGCGCGGGCGAAATGCTGGACTGGGAAGCCCCCACGGGCGGCTACCTGCTCACGGCCAGTCTGGCCAGCGGCGTGCGGGCCGGGCAGGGTGTTTTGCGTTTTTTGGGGCGCTAA
- a CDS encoding UvrD-helicase domain-containing protein, producing the protein MTEPTHTTAAYEHNGHPVSREAFYTIACDPARSVAVEACAGAGKTWMLVSRMLRALLDGAAPHEILAITFTKKAAGEMRQRLQEWLEAFSHAPLDVLTAELVARGISPERALDQREALQNLYRKMLASGRPAQIRTFHSWFAALLGTAPLALLQAQGLPAHFELLEDDAEAVREVWGPFLQAVATSASLRADYEAVVARHGRSQTHKALAAALSKRVEFDLADTAGVVDASVPPFQLQYPELAAFDEPADAVHGDVCHQRWLARAKALGTESNKTPQKAADAIIDALACNDLNLRLDMLRKALFVAKEDRLSKNLEKFAAAQEAEPELQRLLTARRQHDAWQHQQRMARLARCLIAEFAAVKHQHGWVDMNDVERTALVMLADPILSGWVQERLDARIRHLLVDEFQDTNPLQWQALHAWLSGYAGSGGGAQPPSVFIVGDPKQSIYRFRRAEPQVFIAARAFVRDGLGGDLLSCDHTRRNATGVIAAVNQVMGTAQAQHETSGFRDHTTESKDPGVLLRLPAILPPDADGGGGSDPLVWRDSLTEPRHEAEETQRMRESTQAAAWVAAQIAAGTPPNEVLVLARKRDRLAAMQDALRALHLPCVQPEKADLFDAPEVQDIVALLDVLVSTGHDLSLARALKSPLFGVGDDGLVALAALRRQGEHVGSSWFDLLQKSELLPLDLQALGTSLIQYKAWVDTLPPHDALHAIYQQADVLARFAAAAPAAQRIAVQANLRALLSAALQHDGGRYLTPYAFVRAMKKGGVRAPGRVDAQAVRLLTVHGAKGLEARCVLLLDTDTRPQKAETMGVLVDWPGEKAEPAGFVFLASESSPPPSAEAALAVEQQARQREELNMLYVAMTRAKHCLALSSVLPSVSALGSWWNRLAPLLADADVQGGAGEAEAGLVTAGPDSAHDHFTVAELAMLPVHLRAAPRAVADDTDPADPEASQSTPASRLGEAMHQLLEQAGVAGAPLADLRAQGWPAARVARLAQDFDVSVGAAHIAAQTAQRILAGEGAWAWDAAVVDTTINEVPLRYRGQSLRIDRLVHCHQPAERAGWWVLDYKSAAQPERQPALMAQLQRYRAAVREQAPGESVWAAFLTGDGRMVPVPDAGPPAIDDVLRAGAVPGSGAVRHTLAPAAPASAAVPGSADDAPLGSVQGTLF; encoded by the coding sequence GTGACCGAACCAACCCACACGACTGCGGCCTACGAACACAACGGCCACCCCGTTTCGCGCGAGGCGTTCTACACCATCGCCTGCGACCCCGCGCGCAGCGTGGCCGTGGAGGCCTGCGCGGGCGCAGGTAAGACCTGGATGCTGGTCTCGCGCATGCTGCGTGCGCTGCTCGACGGTGCCGCACCCCACGAGATTCTCGCCATCACCTTCACCAAAAAGGCGGCGGGCGAAATGCGCCAGCGTTTGCAGGAATGGCTGGAGGCGTTTTCCCACGCGCCGCTGGACGTGCTGACCGCAGAATTGGTTGCAAGGGGAATCAGCCCGGAGCGCGCTCTGGATCAGCGCGAGGCGCTACAGAATTTATACCGAAAGATGCTGGCCAGTGGCCGCCCGGCGCAGATCCGCACCTTCCACAGCTGGTTTGCAGCGCTGCTGGGTACGGCCCCGCTGGCGCTGTTGCAGGCGCAGGGTTTGCCGGCCCATTTTGAATTGCTCGAAGACGATGCCGAGGCCGTGCGCGAGGTCTGGGGCCCTTTCCTGCAGGCAGTGGCCACCAGCGCCAGCCTGCGGGCCGACTATGAGGCCGTCGTGGCCCGCCATGGTCGATCCCAGACGCACAAGGCGTTGGCGGCGGCGCTCTCCAAACGGGTCGAGTTTGACCTGGCCGACACGGCCGGCGTGGTCGATGCCTCGGTGCCGCCGTTTCAGTTGCAGTACCCGGAGCTGGCTGCTTTCGACGAGCCTGCCGATGCTGTGCATGGCGACGTCTGCCACCAGCGCTGGCTGGCCCGCGCCAAGGCGCTGGGTACCGAATCCAACAAGACCCCGCAGAAGGCGGCCGACGCCATCATCGACGCACTCGCCTGCAACGACCTCAACCTGCGCCTGGACATGCTGCGCAAGGCCTTGTTCGTGGCCAAGGAAGACCGGCTCTCCAAGAACCTCGAAAAGTTCGCCGCCGCGCAGGAGGCCGAGCCCGAACTGCAACGCCTGCTCACGGCCCGCCGCCAGCACGACGCCTGGCAGCACCAGCAGCGCATGGCCCGGCTGGCGCGCTGCCTGATCGCGGAGTTTGCCGCCGTCAAGCACCAACACGGCTGGGTCGACATGAACGATGTGGAGCGCACGGCGCTGGTCATGCTGGCCGACCCCATCCTTTCTGGCTGGGTGCAAGAGCGCCTGGATGCGCGCATCCGCCACCTGTTGGTGGATGAGTTCCAGGACACCAACCCGCTGCAGTGGCAGGCGCTGCATGCCTGGCTGTCGGGCTACGCGGGCTCGGGCGGCGGCGCGCAGCCGCCCAGCGTGTTCATCGTGGGCGATCCCAAGCAGAGCATTTACCGCTTTCGCCGCGCCGAGCCGCAGGTGTTCATCGCCGCGCGGGCCTTTGTGCGCGATGGCCTGGGGGGCGACTTGCTCAGCTGCGACCACACGCGCCGCAACGCCACGGGTGTGATCGCCGCCGTGAACCAGGTGATGGGCACTGCCCAGGCGCAGCACGAAACCAGCGGCTTTCGCGACCACACCACCGAATCGAAAGACCCCGGCGTGCTGCTGCGCCTGCCCGCTATCCTGCCGCCCGATGCTGACGGTGGCGGAGGCTCCGACCCGTTGGTCTGGCGCGACAGCCTGACCGAGCCGCGCCACGAAGCCGAAGAAACCCAGCGCATGCGCGAATCCACGCAGGCCGCCGCCTGGGTGGCGGCGCAGATCGCCGCAGGCACGCCCCCCAATGAGGTGCTGGTGCTGGCCCGCAAGCGCGACCGGCTGGCCGCCATGCAGGACGCCCTGCGCGCGTTGCACCTGCCGTGTGTGCAGCCCGAAAAGGCCGACCTGTTTGACGCGCCCGAGGTGCAGGACATCGTGGCGCTGCTGGATGTGCTGGTGTCCACCGGGCACGACCTCTCGCTGGCGCGCGCGCTCAAGTCGCCGCTGTTCGGCGTGGGTGACGATGGCCTCGTTGCGCTGGCGGCATTGCGCCGTCAAGGTGAGCATGTGGGCAGCAGTTGGTTTGATTTGCTACAAAAAAGTGAGCTGCTACCGCTTGATTTACAAGCGCTAGGCACCAGTTTGATTCAATACAAGGCCTGGGTGGACACCTTGCCGCCACACGATGCGCTGCATGCCATCTACCAGCAGGCCGATGTGCTGGCCCGCTTTGCTGCCGCAGCCCCGGCCGCGCAGCGCATTGCCGTCCAAGCCAATTTGCGCGCCTTGCTCTCGGCCGCGCTGCAGCACGATGGTGGCCGCTACCTCACGCCCTATGCCTTTGTGCGGGCCATGAAAAAAGGCGGCGTGCGCGCGCCGGGCCGGGTGGACGCGCAGGCGGTGCGCCTGCTCACCGTGCACGGCGCCAAGGGGCTGGAGGCGCGCTGCGTGCTGCTGCTCGATACCGACACCCGTCCGCAAAAGGCCGAGACCATGGGCGTGCTGGTGGATTGGCCCGGCGAAAAAGCCGAACCTGCGGGCTTTGTTTTTCTCGCCAGCGAATCCAGTCCGCCCCCCAGCGCCGAAGCCGCCCTGGCGGTCGAACAGCAGGCCCGCCAGCGTGAAGAACTCAACATGCTGTACGTGGCCATGACACGCGCCAAGCACTGCCTGGCGCTGTCGTCGGTGTTGCCCAGCGTTTCGGCCCTGGGGAGCTGGTGGAACCGGCTGGCGCCACTGCTGGCGGATGCGGATGTACAGGGTGGGGCGGGTGAGGCCGAGGCGGGCTTGGTGACGGCTGGGCCTGACAGCGCGCATGACCATTTCACCGTGGCCGAGCTGGCGATGCTCCCTGTCCACTTGCGCGCCGCGCCGCGTGCCGTGGCCGACGACACCGATCCGGCAGACCCGGAGGCATCGCAGTCCACCCCCGCATCGCGCCTGGGCGAGGCCATGCACCAGTTGCTGGAGCAGGCCGGGGTGGCGGGCGCGCCGCTGGCCGACCTGCGCGCCCAGGGCTGGCCAGCGGCCCGCGTAGCGCGCTTGGCGCAGGACTTTGATGTCAGCGTGGGCGCAGCGCACATCGCCGCCCAGACGGCCCAGCGCATCCTGGCGGGCGAGGGCGCCTGGGCCTGGGATGCAGCGGTGGTGGACACCACGATCAACGAAGTGCCGCTGCGCTACCGGGGTCAAAGCCTGCGCATCGACCGTCTGGTGCACTGCCACCAGCCAGCCGAGCGCGCGGGTTGGTGGGTGCTGGACTACAAAAGCGCGGCCCAGCCCGAGCGCCAGCCTGCGCTGATGGCCCAGCTGCAGCGCTACCGCGCGGCCGTGAGGGAGCAGGCGCCCGGCGAGAGTGTGTGGGCAGCCTTCCTGACGGGCGACGGGCGCATGGTGCCGGTGCCCGATGCGGGGCCCCCGGCCATCGATGATGTTTTGCGGGCGGGTGCGGTCCCAGGGAGCGGTGCCGTGCGGCATACTCTCGCCCCCGCAGCGCCTGCGTCTGCCGCAGTGCCGGGGTCGGCCGATGACGCCCCCCTGGGTTCGGTCCAGGGCACCCTGTTCTGA
- the dnaX gene encoding DNA polymerase III subunit gamma/tau: MSYLVLARKYRPRNFTEMVGQEHVVQALTNALTQQRLHHAYLFTGTRGVGKTTVSRILAKSLNCQGADGQGGITATPCGVCQACTDIDSGRFVDYTELDAASNRGVDEVQSLLEQAVYKPVQGRFKVFMIDEVHMLTNTAFNAMLKTLEEPPEYLKFVLATTDPQKVPVTVLSRCLQFNLRPMAPETVLSHLTQVLAAENVPAEPQALRLLSRAARGSMRDALSLTDQAIAFGSGQLQEGAVRQMLGAVDRSYVFRLIDALAQGDGKTVVETSDTLRINGLSAASTLEEMSAVLQRMAVFQAVPQMAGAVDADDPEAAETARLAALMPADETQLLYSLCLHGRGELGLAPDEYAALTMVLLRLLAFKPQGESAEKKTLTRPETASSGPVDTGSTGFRASSAPSAPAAIAVSAPMERPGAAAVEAPAAAPAAPVPLVQSTPSVSVPLQDASSDVSGACEPPPWPGSDEPDAVGAATPTTTLPIRTTEGFVRNQPPVQAGRAQVAPEYVAIPVRETPEPGERLQPLPLSAPTPVSARYTPTEEGDVWHRTVQQMVLAESITALVRELALQSQLVARDGGHWLLRVERESLNQPTARERLRAALETAGHATQITVEVGVVIDSPARRNAAAAAERQRRAEEIVNNDPFVQSLMRDYGARIVPGSIKPA; encoded by the coding sequence ATGTCTTACCTCGTGCTCGCCCGCAAGTACCGCCCCCGCAATTTCACCGAAATGGTGGGGCAGGAGCATGTGGTGCAGGCTTTGACCAATGCGCTCACCCAGCAGCGTCTGCACCATGCCTACCTGTTCACAGGTACACGGGGTGTGGGCAAGACCACGGTGTCGCGCATCCTCGCCAAGTCACTCAATTGCCAGGGGGCTGACGGGCAGGGTGGCATCACGGCCACGCCTTGCGGCGTATGTCAGGCCTGCACCGACATCGACAGCGGTCGTTTTGTCGATTACACCGAGCTGGATGCCGCATCGAACCGGGGCGTGGACGAGGTGCAAAGCCTGCTGGAGCAGGCGGTGTACAAGCCGGTGCAGGGGCGCTTCAAGGTCTTCATGATCGACGAAGTGCACATGCTGACGAACACGGCGTTCAACGCCATGCTCAAGACGCTGGAAGAGCCGCCCGAATACCTCAAGTTCGTGCTGGCCACGACCGATCCGCAAAAGGTGCCTGTCACGGTGCTGAGCCGCTGCCTGCAGTTCAACCTGCGCCCCATGGCGCCTGAAACCGTGCTCTCACACCTCACGCAGGTGCTGGCGGCCGAGAATGTGCCGGCCGAGCCCCAGGCACTGCGCCTGCTGTCACGCGCCGCACGCGGCTCGATGCGCGATGCGCTGTCGCTCACCGACCAGGCGATCGCTTTTGGCAGCGGTCAATTGCAGGAAGGCGCCGTGCGCCAGATGTTGGGTGCTGTGGACCGCTCTTACGTGTTCCGCCTCATCGATGCATTGGCCCAGGGCGACGGCAAGACGGTGGTGGAAACCTCGGACACGCTGCGCATCAATGGCCTGTCGGCTGCGTCCACGCTGGAAGAAATGAGCGCTGTGCTGCAGCGCATGGCCGTGTTTCAGGCGGTGCCCCAGATGGCGGGTGCCGTGGATGCCGATGACCCCGAGGCGGCGGAAACGGCGCGTCTGGCCGCCCTGATGCCTGCCGACGAAACCCAGCTGCTTTACAGCCTGTGCCTGCACGGGCGTGGTGAATTGGGCCTGGCGCCGGACGAATATGCGGCGCTGACCATGGTGTTGCTGCGCCTGCTGGCCTTCAAGCCCCAGGGCGAATCGGCGGAAAAAAAAACTCTGACGCGGCCTGAAACGGCGTCCTCGGGCCCGGTGGATACGGGCTCTACGGGGTTTCGCGCGTCTTCGGCACCTTCTGCGCCCGCTGCCATCGCGGTATCGGCACCTATGGAGCGTCCCGGAGCTGCCGCTGTGGAAGCGCCCGCCGCGGCGCCCGCTGCTCCGGTGCCGTTGGTGCAATCGACGCCATCGGTTTCGGTGCCCCTGCAAGACGCGTCTTCTGATGTCTCCGGGGCTTGCGAACCGCCTCCGTGGCCGGGTTCGGACGAGCCGGACGCCGTGGGGGCGGCCACACCCACCACCACGCTGCCAATACGGACCACCGAAGGATTTGTGCGAAATCAGCCCCCGGTGCAGGCAGGTAGAGCGCAAGTTGCTCCTGAATACGTAGCAATTCCAGTGCGTGAGACGCCGGAACCCGGCGAGCGACTGCAACCTTTGCCGCTGTCTGCACCAACCCCTGTTTCTGCGCGCTATACGCCGACCGAGGAGGGGGATGTCTGGCACCGCACGGTGCAACAGATGGTGCTGGCAGAGTCCATTACCGCCCTGGTGCGAGAGCTGGCACTGCAGTCCCAACTGGTGGCGCGCGATGGCGGCCACTGGCTGCTGCGCGTCGAGCGCGAATCGCTCAACCAACCGACGGCGCGCGAGCGCCTGCGTGCCGCGCTGGAGACTGCGGGCCATGCGACCCAGATCACGGTGGAAGTGGGTGTTGTCATCGACAGCCCCGCCCGCCGCAACGCCGCTGCGGCCGCCGAGCGGCAACGCCGTGCCGAAGAAATCGTGAACAACGACCCCTTTGTGCAATCGCTGATGCGTGACTACGGCGCGAGAATCGTGCCGGGCAGCATCAAGCCTGCATGA